A region from the Acidiferrobacter sp. SPIII_3 genome encodes:
- a CDS encoding long-chain fatty acid--CoA ligase, whose amino-acid sequence MSVANGRGPATLADLLTNRIAATGDEPAYRGYDGARWRTWNWHAAGREVARARAAFAASGLRRGDRVGICAYNAPEWVFCDLAALSLGLVVVPLFFNDRPENIAYCLKDAGVRWLFVDRPPAAEIQDCGLQGIVSFKETRGVVSFRDWLAAADGRRVAPADHGADDLATIVYTSGTTGRPKGVMLTHRNILANVGALLAAIPEVAVEAHRFLSFLPLSHMLERTVGEYVAIAMGAETVFSRGITELGEDLMIARPTILVSVPKIFERTYGKMQEELKASPRRQRLVARASALGLAAYEGRARGLELLLTRLTDALVGRAVRRRMGGKLRYVFLGGAPAAPRLLGFFTGLGLRFVQGYGLTETAPVISCNRLPDRDLASVGRPLANVTVRFVNDEICVKGPSVMSGYWNLPEATAQAVDAEGYFHTGDLGRLAGGLLYLTGRAKDIIVLSNGEKVAPADVEQAILQDPAFEHALVVGEGRGALALLAVSDTADEQQLRDRANDQLHAFPGYTRIRHVLRVSGPWTIENGFLTPTLKVRRQWIEERYAAAIDALYTSPRDDAEGRPAR is encoded by the coding sequence ATGAGCGTCGCGAACGGGCGAGGTCCGGCAACGCTCGCCGACCTGTTAACCAACCGCATCGCCGCCACCGGGGACGAGCCCGCCTATCGCGGCTACGATGGCGCCCGCTGGCGCACGTGGAATTGGCACGCCGCCGGCCGCGAGGTGGCGCGGGCGCGGGCGGCGTTCGCGGCCAGCGGACTGCGTCGCGGGGATCGGGTGGGGATCTGTGCCTACAATGCCCCCGAGTGGGTGTTCTGCGATCTCGCGGCACTCTCCCTGGGTCTTGTGGTGGTCCCCCTGTTTTTCAACGATCGCCCGGAAAACATCGCCTACTGCCTGAAGGATGCCGGGGTACGCTGGTTGTTCGTGGACCGCCCGCCGGCCGCCGAGATCCAAGACTGCGGGCTCCAGGGCATCGTGAGCTTCAAGGAGACGCGTGGCGTGGTCTCGTTTCGCGACTGGCTGGCGGCCGCCGACGGCCGGCGGGTGGCCCCGGCCGATCACGGTGCGGACGATCTGGCGACCATCGTCTATACCTCCGGGACCACTGGGCGACCCAAAGGGGTGATGCTGACCCACCGCAATATCCTCGCCAATGTCGGGGCGTTGCTCGCGGCCATCCCCGAGGTGGCCGTGGAGGCACACCGCTTCCTGTCGTTTCTGCCGCTGTCGCATATGCTCGAGCGCACGGTCGGGGAATATGTGGCGATCGCCATGGGCGCCGAGACGGTGTTCTCGCGCGGCATCACGGAGCTGGGTGAGGACCTGATGATCGCGCGTCCCACGATCCTCGTGAGCGTGCCCAAGATCTTCGAGCGCACCTACGGCAAGATGCAGGAGGAGCTCAAGGCCTCGCCGCGTCGCCAGCGCCTCGTGGCGCGCGCCTCGGCACTGGGGCTTGCGGCCTACGAGGGCCGTGCGCGCGGTCTCGAGCTGCTCCTGACGCGGCTCACCGATGCCCTGGTGGGGCGCGCCGTGCGCCGCCGTATGGGCGGCAAGCTTCGCTATGTGTTCCTGGGGGGCGCGCCGGCCGCACCACGCCTGCTCGGCTTTTTCACGGGTCTTGGTCTGCGGTTCGTGCAGGGCTACGGCCTCACCGAGACCGCCCCCGTGATCAGTTGCAACCGGCTCCCCGATCGGGATCTGGCCTCCGTGGGCCGGCCGCTCGCCAATGTCACCGTGCGCTTCGTAAACGACGAGATCTGCGTCAAGGGCCCGAGCGTGATGTCCGGGTATTGGAATCTTCCGGAGGCGACCGCCCAGGCGGTGGACGCCGAGGGCTATTTCCATACCGGGGACCTGGGGCGGCTCGCGGGCGGGCTTTTGTATCTGACGGGGCGCGCCAAGGACATCATCGTCTTATCGAACGGCGAGAAGGTGGCACCGGCCGACGTCGAGCAGGCGATCCTGCAAGACCCCGCATTCGAGCACGCCCTGGTGGTGGGTGAGGGCCGCGGCGCGTTGGCCCTGCTGGCCGTGAGCGATACGGCCGACGAGCAGCAGCTCCGGGATCGCGCCAATGACCAGCTGCATGCCTTTCCCGGATATACCCGCATCCGCCATGTGTTGCGCGTAAGCGGCCCCTGGACCATCGAAAACGGCTTCCTTACGCCGACCCTGAAGGTCCGCCGCCAATGGATTGAAGAGCGCTATGCCGCGGCCATCGATGCCCTCTACACATCGCCGCGTGATGACGCCGAAGGCCGCCCGGCACGCTAG
- a CDS encoding 3-hydroxyacyl-CoA dehydrogenase NAD-binding domain-containing protein, which yields MTSSWTLSEADDIADLVLDVPDKRHNVLSREVLGELDQLLAILETRPLRGLVIRSGKPQGFAAGADVHEFRRILDAARAAELTRAGQMVLARLAGLPYPSVAVIHGPCLGGGLELALACSYRVACDDERTSLALPEVKLGIHPGFGGTIRLPALVGPLPALSLMLGGRGLPARKAHKLGLVDTCAPQRHLDAAARALLHDVPPKGRPPWYRGFLAAPFLRPYVGAFLQRRLKAKVECRHYPAPCRIVSLWTRQASFEAEALSCAELLVTPVSRHLVHLFELSEELKRRARTQAHGIRRIHVVGAGVMGADIAAWAALKGFHVSLQDRAPEVLARAIKRAHGLFAERLKGRAAEAARDRLMPDMRGGALPGADLVIEAIIENREAKRALLAQVEAQVPERTIIATNTSSIPLDDLAVGLSVPGRLVGLHFFNPVTKMPLIEVIGGAVSDARALAAMRSFAVALDRLPVDVKSSPGFLVNRALMPYLLEAVTLAEEGVAPADIDAAAVDFGMPMGPIALADTVGLDICLAVAQTLSAPLDLAVPELLMRKVEAGSLGKKSGQGFYRYPRPRSFSPARPPPDPVIAERLIMRLVNEAARCLRLGIVTDPDMVDIGLVYGTGFAPFRGGPLGYAEALGTGEVTSRLTELAERYGPRFTPDPAWLQAGMLARRPLDP from the coding sequence ATGACCAGCAGCTGGACGCTGTCGGAGGCCGACGACATCGCCGATCTCGTCCTGGATGTCCCGGACAAGCGGCATAATGTCTTGTCGCGGGAGGTCCTGGGCGAGCTCGATCAGCTGCTTGCGATCCTGGAGACCCGCCCCTTGCGCGGGCTTGTGATCCGCTCGGGCAAGCCCCAGGGCTTCGCCGCCGGCGCCGATGTCCATGAGTTCCGGCGCATCCTCGATGCCGCGCGCGCCGCCGAACTCACGCGCGCCGGACAGATGGTCCTCGCGCGCCTCGCCGGCCTCCCGTACCCGTCGGTCGCGGTCATCCACGGTCCGTGCCTGGGCGGCGGGCTCGAGCTCGCGCTTGCCTGCAGCTATCGGGTGGCATGCGACGATGAACGCACCAGTCTCGCCCTGCCCGAGGTCAAGCTCGGCATCCATCCCGGCTTTGGCGGCACGATCCGGCTGCCGGCCCTGGTCGGACCGCTCCCGGCCTTGTCCCTGATGCTCGGTGGGCGTGGTCTGCCGGCGCGCAAGGCGCACAAGCTCGGGCTGGTGGACACATGCGCGCCCCAGCGTCACCTCGACGCCGCGGCGCGCGCGCTGCTTCACGATGTGCCGCCCAAGGGGCGCCCGCCCTGGTATCGGGGGTTCCTGGCGGCCCCGTTCCTGCGCCCTTATGTCGGCGCGTTTCTGCAGCGCCGCCTGAAGGCCAAGGTCGAATGCCGCCACTATCCCGCCCCGTGCCGCATCGTGTCGTTATGGACCCGCCAGGCGTCGTTCGAGGCCGAGGCCCTGTCGTGCGCGGAACTGCTCGTGACCCCCGTGAGCCGGCACCTCGTGCACTTGTTCGAGCTCTCCGAGGAGTTGAAGCGGCGCGCGCGCACGCAGGCCCATGGCATTCGGCGCATCCACGTAGTCGGGGCCGGGGTGATGGGTGCCGACATCGCGGCGTGGGCGGCACTCAAGGGTTTCCATGTCAGCCTCCAGGACCGCGCGCCGGAGGTGTTGGCGCGCGCGATCAAGAGGGCCCATGGGCTGTTCGCCGAGCGCCTGAAGGGTCGCGCCGCGGAGGCAGCGCGCGACCGCCTGATGCCGGACATGCGCGGCGGGGCGCTCCCGGGGGCCGATCTCGTCATCGAGGCGATCATCGAAAACCGCGAGGCCAAGCGTGCCCTGTTGGCGCAGGTCGAGGCGCAGGTGCCGGAGCGCACCATCATAGCCACCAACACATCCAGTATCCCGCTCGACGATCTCGCCGTGGGGCTTTCGGTCCCCGGGCGCCTGGTGGGGCTGCACTTCTTCAATCCCGTGACCAAGATGCCGCTGATCGAGGTCATAGGCGGGGCGGTCAGCGATGCCCGGGCGCTCGCCGCCATGCGCAGTTTCGCGGTGGCCCTCGATCGCCTGCCGGTGGATGTCAAGAGCTCGCCGGGCTTTCTCGTCAACCGCGCGCTGATGCCCTATCTGTTGGAGGCCGTAACCCTCGCCGAAGAAGGTGTGGCGCCAGCCGACATCGATGCGGCCGCCGTCGATTTTGGCATGCCCATGGGCCCGATCGCGCTCGCTGATACGGTCGGGCTCGATATCTGTCTTGCGGTGGCGCAGACCTTGAGCGCGCCCCTGGATCTCGCCGTGCCCGAGCTGTTGATGCGCAAGGTCGAGGCCGGGTCGCTTGGCAAGAAGTCCGGTCAGGGCTTTTACCGTTACCCGCGACCGCGCAGCTTTTCCCCGGCGCGGCCGCCCCCCGATCCGGTCATCGCCGAACGGCTCATCATGCGCCTTGTCAACGAGGCGGCGCGCTGCCTGCGCCTTGGCATCGTCACCGATCCCGATATGGTCGATATCGGGCTTGTCTACGGAACCGGGTTCGCACCGTTCCGCGGCGGCCCGCTCGGCTACGCCGAGGCCCTGGGAACGGGCGAGGTGACGAGCCGCCTGACGGAACTCGCCGAGCGTTATGGACCGCGCTTTACACCCGACCCGGCGTGGTTGCAGGCCGGCATGCTCGCGCGCCGCCCCCTGGATCCATGA
- a CDS encoding acetyl-CoA C-acetyltransferase, translating into MSGRVFIIDGARTPFLKARDEPGPFSAADLAVMAGRALLARQPFAAEDLDEVILGCVIAAPDEANIARIVGLRLGTGFAVPAHTVQRNCASGLQALASAYDRISAGRAHLVLAGGTEAMSRAPIQWNMAMSRWLARLYRAKGPGQRLRSLAGLRPGHLKPVFSLLRGLRDPVVGLSMGQTAEIVAHRFGIGRLAQDSYALQSHQRAARAQADGLFKDEIEPIYGSQADYYGQDNGVRTDTDLEKLARLRPVFDRPFGDVTSGNSSQITDGAALVVLASTAAVKRWRLPVLGEIVDHAWAGVDPAQMGLGPVHATARLLAANRLAIGDLHHVELNEAFSAQVLACQAAWASPTYARDELGLEAAPGAIDGARLNPHGGAVAIGHPVGATGARLILHLARSLKDAPGALGLATLCIGGGQGGAMLIRGGDTS; encoded by the coding sequence ATGAGTGGCAGGGTATTTATCATTGACGGCGCGCGCACGCCATTCCTGAAGGCCCGTGACGAGCCCGGGCCCTTCAGTGCCGCCGATCTCGCGGTCATGGCCGGCCGCGCGCTCCTGGCGCGCCAACCGTTCGCCGCCGAGGATCTGGACGAGGTCATATTGGGTTGCGTCATCGCCGCCCCCGACGAGGCCAATATCGCGCGCATCGTCGGCCTACGTCTCGGGACCGGTTTTGCGGTCCCGGCGCACACCGTGCAGCGCAACTGCGCCTCGGGTCTGCAGGCGCTGGCCAGCGCCTACGATCGCATCAGTGCCGGGCGCGCCCATCTGGTGCTGGCCGGGGGCACGGAGGCCATGAGCCGCGCGCCCATTCAGTGGAACATGGCCATGAGCCGATGGCTGGCGCGTCTGTATCGCGCCAAGGGCCCCGGGCAACGGCTGCGGTCTTTGGCCGGCCTTCGGCCCGGCCACCTGAAGCCGGTCTTCTCGCTTTTACGCGGGCTGCGGGACCCTGTGGTCGGCCTGTCCATGGGGCAGACCGCCGAGATCGTGGCTCACCGCTTCGGAATAGGGCGACTGGCCCAGGACAGCTATGCCCTGCAAAGCCACCAGCGAGCGGCGCGCGCCCAGGCCGATGGGCTCTTCAAAGATGAGATCGAACCCATCTACGGATCGCAGGCCGACTACTATGGTCAGGACAACGGGGTGCGCACCGACACGGATCTCGAGAAGCTCGCGCGCCTGCGCCCGGTATTCGACCGGCCATTCGGCGATGTGACCTCGGGCAACAGCTCACAGATCACAGACGGGGCGGCGCTCGTGGTGCTGGCGAGCACCGCCGCCGTCAAACGCTGGCGCCTGCCGGTATTGGGCGAGATCGTCGATCATGCCTGGGCGGGGGTCGATCCGGCGCAGATGGGTCTTGGGCCGGTGCATGCGACCGCCCGGCTGCTCGCCGCCAACAGGCTTGCCATCGGTGATCTGCATCATGTCGAGCTAAACGAGGCCTTCAGCGCCCAGGTCCTGGCCTGCCAGGCGGCGTGGGCGAGTCCCACCTACGCCCGGGACGAGCTCGGCCTGGAGGCCGCCCCCGGGGCCATCGATGGCGCGCGCCTGAACCCTCATGGGGGCGCGGTGGCGATCGGGCACCCGGTGGGCGCCACCGGGGCGCGGCTGATCTTGCATCTGGCGCGCTCCTTGAAGGATGCGCCGGGGGCGTTGGGGCTCGCCACGCTCTGCATAGGCGGGGGGCAGGGCGGGGCCATGCTCATACGGGGAGGGGACACGTCATGA